In Acinetobacter sp. TGL-Y2, a genomic segment contains:
- a CDS encoding tetratricopeptide repeat protein, translated as MWIKTKKNFFSIFIILVLSLFFSVACSNSTNTEKLQNNSNQQEVDALFKKAQNLFDQDKNDDAYKILKQLADQGDTKAQNALGNGYQHGFWGETDLKQAKYWFSKAADQNYAGGIHNLGILEFLQGNYKQALPYFEKAARMNHADSINLLGTYYSEGIVFQQDHKKALEYFSQAIDIDTNNASALFNIGQAYYYGEGVEQDYNKAFVWLTKSANQDYSLAQIQLAEMYFSGKGVSRDVAKAIEMVKPLAELGDPKAQENLKWYIEHPNEY; from the coding sequence ATGTGGATTAAGACTAAAAAGAATTTTTTTTCCATTTTTATTATTTTGGTTTTATCTTTATTTTTTTCAGTGGCTTGTAGTAACTCTACTAATACGGAAAAATTACAAAATAATAGTAATCAACAAGAAGTAGATGCCTTATTTAAAAAAGCACAAAATTTATTTGATCAAGATAAAAATGATGATGCTTATAAAATACTTAAGCAACTTGCGGATCAAGGTGATACTAAAGCCCAAAATGCCTTAGGGAATGGATACCAACATGGTTTTTGGGGTGAGACTGATCTAAAACAGGCTAAATATTGGTTTAGTAAAGCAGCAGATCAAAATTATGCTGGAGGGATACACAATTTAGGAATACTTGAATTTTTACAAGGGAACTATAAGCAAGCTTTACCATATTTTGAAAAAGCGGCAAGAATGAATCATGCTGATTCTATTAATTTGTTAGGGACTTACTATTCAGAGGGGATTGTATTTCAACAAGACCATAAAAAAGCATTAGAATATTTTTCTCAAGCTATAGATATTGATACTAATAATGCAAGTGCTTTATTTAATATTGGACAAGCCTACTATTATGGTGAAGGTGTTGAACAAGATTATAATAAAGCTTTTGTGTGGCTCACTAAATCTGCAAATCAAGACTATAGCTTAGCGCAAATTCAATTGGCCGAAATGTATTTTAGTGGCAAAGGTGTGAGTAGGGATGTGGCTAAAGCAATTGAAATGGTTAAACCTTTAGCTGAGTTAGGTGACCCTAAAGCACAAGAAAATCTTAAATGGTATATTGAACATCCAAATGAATATTAA
- a CDS encoding GPO family capsid scaffolding protein, with the protein MGLPGEGRVEKRFRVAREGQTVDGRELSRQEIQDMADTYNTEHYAGRINIEHFAGWSPEPPFNAYGDIIKVEAVEEGGKLCLYNTISALPNFVAMNKDGQKIFPSIEFYRNFAGTNKAYQVGLGMTDQPASLGTQAIKFSSNQFSLRTQPDSEIYMSLTAPTEPNHSVPTDQKGFFKQLKTLLTPTAKLPEVEEDFKAVVTQGLVTALNGIKDLNEKFSTLNATPPVATAPVSQPAPVTPNTEQSNTSSDALSQVLTPILQSIQGLQTQLTQLSTTPVNNPPVAAGGDADRVDY; encoded by the coding sequence ATGGGACTACCAGGAGAAGGACGTGTAGAAAAACGCTTTCGTGTTGCCCGTGAAGGTCAAACGGTCGATGGTCGTGAATTGAGTCGTCAAGAAATTCAAGACATGGCGGATACATACAATACTGAACACTATGCAGGGCGCATCAACATTGAGCATTTTGCTGGCTGGTCGCCTGAACCACCATTCAATGCGTATGGCGACATCATCAAAGTTGAGGCAGTTGAAGAAGGTGGAAAACTTTGTCTTTACAACACTATTTCTGCACTGCCCAATTTTGTGGCCATGAATAAAGATGGACAGAAAATATTTCCTTCAATTGAATTTTATCGCAATTTTGCAGGCACAAATAAAGCCTATCAAGTCGGTCTTGGCATGACTGATCAACCTGCATCACTGGGAACCCAAGCCATTAAGTTTTCATCAAATCAATTTTCATTACGCACTCAACCCGATTCGGAGATTTACATGTCACTGACAGCTCCCACTGAACCAAACCATTCAGTTCCAACCGATCAAAAAGGTTTCTTCAAACAATTAAAAACTTTACTTACACCCACAGCAAAGCTGCCTGAAGTTGAAGAAGATTTTAAAGCAGTCGTGACTCAAGGTTTAGTGACGGCTTTAAATGGTATTAAAGACCTCAATGAAAAATTTAGCACCTTAAATGCAACACCTCCTGTGGCCACAGCACCAGTAAGTCAGCCCGCACCTGTTACCCCAAATACAGAACAGTCAAATACGTCATCAGATGCGTTGAGCCAAGTACTCACACCTATTTTGCAATCGATTCAAGGCTTACAAACTCAGCTCACTCAACTTTCAACGACTCCAGTCAATAATCCACCTGTAGCTGCAGGCGGTGATGCTGACCGTGTTGATTATTAA
- a CDS encoding terminase large subunit domain-containing protein, with product MNTAHPLTFENLNPRQHGRILFAMGMTVSEIAKQIDENRATVESWKQREGWEKSDLFDDVTLGLKVRYLVLTFMENKSNANYKEMDFIGVQFERWAKIERYRQGGTQADLNPKLENRNDKPKKRKLKNQITEEDLVLLEQAFNDFLFLYQQEWMDAISWSRIFILLKSRQIGATYIIALWAFIDLLKTGKNKIFMSASRAQAFQFIEYIKAFCLEVIGVELTGDPIVVNGPNGQASLYYLGTNALTAQGRHGDVIMDEFFWIRSFLKFKKVASAMASQKMYKQIYMSTPSSILHEAYAFWTGTDSKRKLPIEIDVSKVALKLPLKCADRKTRQIVTLDDAEAKGCDLFDRDDLFAEYGDEEFANLFDCDFIDDSGSYFPLKDIIPNMVDSWEIWNDFNPNETPHYQGEVWIGYDPSFTGDNAALAVIAPPPTSLSPYRVLEVKQFKGQTAQEQSLYIKKVFGRYNVTFIGIDNTGNGLAVSEYVSKFFPALTRLNYNPELKIRMGLRAKELFQKRRLNFDAGLTIVAKAFLSIKKAMTSGGGNKTLVTSRSAENGHGDIAWAIMNGLEKAPIIDITDPSQQGAARSRIRVFKS from the coding sequence ATGAATACAGCACATCCTTTGACTTTTGAGAATCTAAACCCACGCCAACATGGACGAATCCTATTTGCCATGGGCATGACTGTGTCTGAAATTGCCAAACAAATTGATGAAAATCGGGCGACAGTTGAAAGTTGGAAACAACGTGAAGGATGGGAGAAATCTGATTTATTTGATGATGTAACACTTGGGCTTAAAGTTCGATATTTAGTACTGACTTTTATGGAAAATAAAAGCAATGCAAATTACAAAGAAATGGATTTTATTGGTGTTCAATTTGAACGATGGGCGAAAATTGAAAGATACCGTCAAGGGGGAACTCAAGCGGATCTCAATCCAAAACTTGAAAATCGTAACGATAAGCCGAAGAAGAGAAAGCTTAAAAACCAAATTACTGAAGAAGATTTAGTTTTACTTGAACAAGCATTTAATGATTTTCTATTTTTATATCAACAAGAGTGGATGGATGCAATTTCATGGTCAAGAATCTTTATTTTGTTGAAATCACGCCAAATTGGGGCGACCTATATTATTGCGTTATGGGCATTTATTGACTTACTTAAAACAGGCAAGAATAAAATCTTTATGTCTGCTTCAAGAGCACAAGCCTTTCAGTTTATTGAATACATCAAAGCGTTTTGTTTAGAAGTGATCGGGGTTGAACTGACTGGAGATCCAATCGTTGTCAACGGACCAAATGGCCAAGCAAGTTTATATTACTTAGGAACAAATGCTTTAACAGCACAAGGTCGTCATGGTGATGTCATCATGGATGAATTTTTTTGGATTCGCAGTTTTTTAAAGTTCAAAAAAGTCGCATCTGCAATGGCATCGCAGAAGATGTATAAGCAAATATACATGTCTACACCTTCCAGTATTTTGCATGAAGCCTATGCATTTTGGACAGGTACAGACAGTAAACGTAAATTGCCGATTGAAATTGATGTCAGTAAAGTCGCTTTAAAATTACCTTTGAAATGCGCGGATAGAAAGACGCGTCAAATTGTGACTCTGGATGATGCTGAAGCTAAAGGGTGTGACTTATTTGATCGGGATGACTTATTCGCAGAATATGGCGACGAAGAATTTGCCAATTTATTTGATTGTGATTTTATCGATGATTCTGGTTCTTATTTTCCACTAAAGGACATCATTCCTAATATGGTGGATTCATGGGAAATCTGGAACGATTTTAATCCCAATGAAACACCGCATTATCAAGGCGAAGTCTGGATTGGCTACGATCCATCTTTCACAGGAGATAATGCTGCACTTGCCGTGATTGCACCACCGCCCACGTCTTTGTCACCGTATCGAGTACTTGAAGTAAAGCAATTCAAAGGCCAAACGGCACAAGAGCAATCCTTATATATTAAAAAAGTCTTTGGACGCTATAACGTTACCTTTATTGGGATTGATAACACAGGGAATGGCCTTGCTGTTTCAGAGTATGTTTCTAAATTTTTTCCTGCACTCACTCGACTGAATTATAACCCCGAATTAAAAATTCGAATGGGTCTTAGAGCGAAAGAATTATTTCAAAAACGACGACTTAATTTTGATGCTGGCTTAACGATCGTAGCAAAAGCTTTTCTTTCAATTAAAAAAGCCATGACCAGTGGAGGGGGCAACAAAACCTTAGTCACCAGTCGCTCTGCGGAAAATGGCCATGGTGATATAGCTTGGGCAATTATGAATGGTTTAGAAAAAGCACCGATTATCGATATTACAGATCCATCTCAACAAGGCGCAGCACGTAGCCGAATCAGAGTATTTAAATCATGA
- a CDS encoding LysM peptidoglycan-binding domain-containing protein — MADLNCRITFYYFGSKDIVPNLEYRIQTSKDLLKWTPDFDKKWPTIKNIPLKFIKKTNIKGETEALKVPGVCTIEVLVKGKPTPFNQWTLVKKIHVNVNFLKLKSIEYPLIVEIPVSKLGKAVTVSNSSSNHVSDYYQVQSGDTLEIIAKRFNKNLQQLMRNNDIKDQNKVKIGQKIYIGNLKKQEKVSIKPSNPNDFVDIKYEVQSGDTLSSLAKKFKVSPSLIAMQNNILLSEMNKLQVGKILKVKNNRSQYISEIMKKELLFSKNDGLAITQYQPKEPSAKQIFITFSGALYFIGSALDIGIAYDDNGDWMLFASVGASGEIDPSKMPHLTNNGNAKEIAELLKDEKKLKESLKKDVSVSMGSTTLNVKAKHVSDLTGSGLTLTNTLNVGNYSISRVNGYATVDDVDTHGNAVKRDVRSRGIQDTFDVSAKKVKKVVEGKPVSITHSVAKSYTIPILLYDRNERLMKGQGKGIEYVD; from the coding sequence GTGGCAGATTTAAATTGTCGTATCACATTTTATTATTTTGGTTCTAAAGATATTGTTCCTAATTTAGAATATAGAATTCAAACTAGTAAAGATCTTCTGAAGTGGACGCCAGATTTTGATAAAAAATGGCCAACTATAAAAAATATTCCTTTAAAATTTATAAAAAAAACAAATATAAAAGGGGAAACAGAAGCCCTTAAGGTACCAGGAGTATGTACCATTGAAGTGCTAGTTAAAGGAAAACCGACACCATTCAATCAATGGACATTAGTGAAAAAAATACACGTGAATGTAAATTTCCTTAAATTGAAAAGCATTGAATACCCTTTAATAGTAGAAATCCCTGTTAGTAAACTTGGAAAGGCTGTAACAGTATCTAATAGTAGTTCTAATCATGTATCTGATTATTATCAAGTGCAGTCAGGAGATACTTTAGAAATTATTGCTAAAAGGTTTAACAAGAATCTTCAGCAGCTTATGAGGAATAACGATATAAAAGATCAAAATAAGGTTAAGATTGGGCAAAAAATTTATATTGGTAACTTAAAAAAACAAGAAAAAGTATCAATTAAACCTAGTAATCCGAATGATTTTGTAGATATCAAATATGAGGTTCAATCAGGGGATACTTTATCAAGCTTAGCAAAGAAATTTAAGGTGAGTCCAAGTTTGATTGCAATGCAAAATAATATCCTTTTATCTGAAATGAATAAACTTCAAGTAGGGAAAATATTAAAAGTAAAAAATAATCGATCCCAATATATTTCTGAAATTATGAAAAAAGAGCTCCTTTTTTCCAAAAACGATGGATTAGCAATCACACAGTATCAACCAAAAGAACCATCAGCAAAACAGATTTTTATAACTTTTAGTGGTGCTCTATATTTTATTGGAAGTGCATTGGATATAGGTATTGCTTATGATGATAATGGTGATTGGATGTTATTTGCCTCTGTTGGAGCTAGTGGTGAAATTGATCCAAGTAAAATGCCTCATTTAACTAATAATGGAAATGCTAAGGAAATAGCTGAATTACTTAAAGATGAAAAAAAACTTAAAGAAAGTTTGAAAAAAGATGTGAGTGTTTCAATGGGAAGCACAACATTGAATGTAAAAGCCAAGCATGTCTCAGATTTAACTGGAAGTGGTTTAACTTTGACGAATACATTAAATGTGGGTAATTACTCTATTAGTCGGGTAAATGGTTACGCTACAGTAGATGATGTCGACACTCACGGAAATGCGGTAAAAAGGGATGTTAGAAGTAGAGGAATTCAGGACACTTTTGATGTAAGTGCTAAAAAAGTTAAAAAAGTAGTGGAAGGAAAACCAGTTTCAATAACTCACTCTGTCGCCAAATCCTATACTATTCCTATTTTATTATATGATCGAAATGAGCGATTGATGAAAGGTCAAGGAAAGGGGATTGAATATGTGGATTAA
- a CDS encoding phage major capsid protein, P2 family: protein MAVVLSPIARTKLSAYMADIARANQVEDVKHSFAVQPVPEQKIIAAYQESADFLKQINVYPVDNAKGQKIGLLIGTTIAGTTDTRVKPRTPTAVGTLDLLDEYDCTQTNYDVAYYWSLLNAWKHHPEFKAKLQAMVINAVALDKLCIGWNGIYRAPTSDRVVNPLLQDVKKGWLQKIREIAPEQHYEGIDDGTGKLVTQIGAGNEFKTLDGLVEYAVEEYIAVQHRESGLVAICGRGVLSDKYLPLLNTIQDPTEQLAARTIYANKQLGTLPALHVPNFPAKTILITHPKNLSIYLQSGTLVRSIAEQPEWDRAVDFQSVNEDFVVEDYTKCVLIENIEVQA from the coding sequence ATGGCAGTCGTTCTTAGTCCCATCGCACGTACAAAATTATCCGCTTATATGGCTGATATTGCCCGTGCCAATCAAGTAGAAGATGTTAAACATAGTTTTGCCGTTCAGCCTGTACCTGAACAAAAAATCATTGCTGCTTATCAAGAGTCTGCGGACTTTTTAAAGCAAATTAATGTTTATCCCGTCGATAATGCCAAAGGTCAAAAAATTGGCTTACTGATCGGTACCACCATTGCAGGTACCACAGACACCCGTGTCAAACCACGTACACCTACAGCAGTCGGTACGCTCGATTTACTGGATGAATATGACTGTACTCAAACCAATTATGACGTTGCTTATTATTGGTCACTACTCAATGCATGGAAACACCACCCAGAATTCAAAGCCAAGCTTCAAGCAATGGTCATCAATGCCGTTGCATTAGATAAGCTTTGTATTGGTTGGAACGGTATATATCGTGCTCCAACCTCTGACCGAGTAGTCAATCCACTTTTACAAGATGTTAAAAAAGGTTGGTTGCAAAAAATTCGGGAAATTGCCCCTGAGCAACATTACGAAGGGATCGATGACGGTACGGGCAAATTGGTCACCCAAATTGGTGCAGGCAATGAGTTCAAAACGCTTGATGGTTTAGTCGAATATGCCGTTGAAGAATATATTGCTGTACAACACCGTGAAAGTGGCTTAGTCGCTATTTGTGGTCGTGGTGTATTGAGCGATAAATACTTGCCATTGCTGAATACCATTCAAGATCCAACGGAACAATTGGCAGCACGTACCATTTACGCCAATAAGCAGCTCGGAACTTTACCTGCGCTACATGTACCTAACTTCCCTGCAAAAACAATTCTGATCACTCATCCTAAAAACCTGTCGATTTATCTTCAGTCAGGCACTTTGGTCCGTTCTATTGCAGAACAGCCTGAATGGGATCGTGCAGTCGATTTTCAATCAGTAAATGAAGATTTCGTAGTTGAAGATTACACCAAATGTGTATTGATCGAAAATATTGAGGTGCAGGCCTAA
- a CDS encoding phage portal protein, whose translation MNIKSMLHQQLDRFGLLQNQERAAAAPRSKVICRNFGEAEPVLDGHALFEYGYCPKWLDWYELPYDMLATAKLFRATSHHTSALIVKRNILTSDYIPHPLLSRHEFNALALNLLTFANCYVHVKRNRFGGIVGLGSRPALNMRRALDLSSYYQLGYDQINNHKFESQDMIHIFETDIGQEIYGIPNYLSSVNAILLNEAATLFRRRYYKNGAHAGFILHMTDALQTQQDVDDLEDSLENSKGAGNFKNLLVYTPGGTKDGVKVIPLAEVAAKDEFYNIKIASRDDQLAGHRIPPQLIGVVPQNAGGFGDIEKAAKVFYYNEIVFYQNLLKQINERLGIEVIRFKEYELLSLSE comes from the coding sequence ATGAATATAAAATCAATGCTACATCAGCAATTGGATCGGTTTGGTTTGTTGCAAAATCAAGAACGGGCTGCAGCTGCTCCTAGAAGCAAAGTGATTTGCAGAAATTTTGGGGAAGCAGAACCAGTACTGGATGGCCATGCTTTGTTTGAATATGGCTATTGTCCAAAATGGTTAGATTGGTATGAATTACCTTACGATATGTTGGCTACGGCAAAGTTGTTTCGAGCAACCAGTCACCACACTAGTGCCTTGATTGTGAAACGCAATATTTTGACCAGTGATTACATTCCTCATCCGTTGTTAAGTCGACATGAATTTAATGCCTTAGCTCTGAATCTTTTAACCTTTGCCAATTGTTATGTACATGTAAAACGTAATCGTTTTGGTGGGATTGTCGGACTTGGATCTAGACCGGCACTGAATATGCGAAGGGCATTGGACTTATCAAGTTATTATCAATTGGGCTATGACCAGATCAATAACCATAAATTTGAATCTCAAGATATGATTCATATTTTTGAAACTGATATTGGTCAAGAAATTTATGGCATCCCCAATTATTTGAGTAGTGTGAATGCAATTTTACTCAATGAGGCTGCAACACTGTTCCGTCGTCGTTACTATAAAAATGGTGCACATGCAGGTTTTATTCTACACATGACTGATGCGCTTCAAACTCAGCAAGATGTAGACGATTTAGAGGACTCGTTAGAAAACTCAAAAGGCGCAGGCAATTTTAAGAATTTATTGGTGTATACACCAGGTGGAACTAAAGATGGAGTCAAAGTCATTCCACTGGCTGAAGTTGCGGCAAAGGATGAATTTTATAATATTAAGATCGCCAGTCGTGATGACCAACTTGCAGGGCATCGAATTCCACCGCAACTCATTGGAGTTGTTCCACAAAATGCAGGTGGATTTGGTGATATTGAAAAGGCTGCAAAGGTTTTTTATTACAATGAAATAGTTTTTTATCAAAACTTACTGAAACAGATTAATGAAAGATTGGGGATTGAAGTCATAAGGTTTAAAGAATACGAGCTTTTATCACTGAGTGAGTAG